ATGGTAATGAAGCCTGCATGATACCatgtttattttttaattcccTGAAAAAAACTTGTTAGCCTTTTGGTGTATGAAAAGCGTGTGGTTCTTGTTACTGTAGCATTTTGTATTGTTGCACGCTTTATATGCAGCAGCATTACAAGTGAGAGAAGAAAGAAATATTGTTTCAGTTGAGAGGTGCATTATTTTTCTCTCACCAAACACTGCATTTTTGTTTTGTAAGGGAGCACTAGTGAACAAGCTCATTCTTTTTCCTTGGCTTCCTGTTGTGATGTCACTTCACTTGTCACCTTGCTTAATATCCCCATTGGCTGCCTCGGGTGCTTTGTCTTTGTCTTTGCCTTTCTTCACCTCTGTCTCCTCTTTCTCCTTGGCTTTCTTCGCTTGAGCCTCCTCTGCCTCCTTCACCTTGGCCGCCGCCGCTTCCTCCTTGGCCTGCTTGAGCGCCTCGATTAGGCCTATCAAGCACACATCCGGGtccctctttttcttcttcgaCATGGGCATCAGGTTCTCTGCAACGTCAGCGGGCGACATGTCGGTCTCCTCGAGCAGGCGCTGGACTTCCCCAAACAGCTCGTGCTCAATGACATCTAGGTAGTTCTTGGCGAGCACCTTGAAGCCCTCAAAGCGGCAGTAGGACATCTCGATGTGCTTGTCCATCCTGCCCCGCCGGATCAGCGCTGGGTCCAGCTTCTCCTTGTGGTTGGTGGTGAAGATGATGATCCGCTCACCTCCGCAAGCAGACCACAGCCCGTCGATGAAGTTAAGCAGGCCCGAGAGCGTCACCTTGGTGGCATCGTCCTTCTCTGGCTCTATCGGTAGCTTGGGCTTGTCATCGTTGTCGGAGTCCTTGTTGCTTGAGGCCTTCTTGTCCTTGCGGCGTTTTCCTGTGAAGTCGACGGAGCAGTCGATGTCCTCTATGACGATGATGGACTTGCCCGTTGTCTCGATGAAGAGCTTCCGTAACTCGGTGTTGTTCTTGACCGCCGTGAGCTCGAGGTCGTAGACGTCATAGTCGAGGAAGTTGGCCATGGCGGCGATCATGGTAGACTTGCCGGTGCCAGGCGGTCCGTAAAGAAGGTACCCACGCTTCCATGCCTTGCCGACCTTGGCATAGTATTCCTTGCTCTCCTGGAAGGCCATGAGGTCGTCGATGACAGCTTCCTTCTCATCGGGGTGCATGGCGAGCGTGTCAAAGGTGGCGGGGTGCTCGAAGGGGACATGGCTCCAGACGCTTTTGCCCTTGTAGGGGTTCCAACTACCACTAGCATTGTTGGTGAAGAGGCGGCGTTGGCGGTTCTTCACAGTGACAGCGCGGCCCTCGCCGAGTACGAAAGGAAGGTAGGAGTCAACGACAAGGTCGCGGTGCCGCTGATGGAAGACGACTCGGTAGAAGCGCCTCTCGTCCCCGCCGGGGTATAAGCTGATGACGTTGGCCTTGGACTGCCTCTTGGAGGCGTACCACCAGATGGTGATCCCGGAGAAGTCGTCAGTGACCTCCTCGTGGTCGTCCACGGAGACCCGGAGGTTCTTGCTGTCCTTGCCGAGCTCAGCCTTGAGCTTGCGCGCGCGGCGGGCGCAGGCATCGCTGAGGTAGGCCTCGACGGCAAGGAAGAAGTCGCTGCGCTGGAAGCGCTCGGCGCCGTACTCGGAAATGGTGATCTGGAGGTAGGGATTGAAGAAGGCAGCGAGCTTGGCGGCCCACGTGGTGAGGTAGAGGCGGAAGGTGGGGGGCACGTAGTTCTGCACCACGGACCAGAGGAAGATGACGGTCGCCACCGCCGATCCGAGCCCCGCCCACCTCTCCACCACCGCCGGTGCCATGGCCGGACCTAGCGCTCCTCTTGATATTGTGTGGATGTAAAGCCGTAGTGACCTGGACTGGACTGGACATGCGTGTACATGTTGCGTATATAATGACATGCGTGTGTGGTGATTTTGCTGAAGTTGAAGCTTAGCTAAGCACGTGCTGTCGTGATCGTTGGGGCCGGAGCAGGTGAGGAGAACCGGCGAGCGTTGATCGAACAGTCCATGGAAACGAGATTACTTAATGGATCCAATGGCAAATGCAGACTTGGCTAGCTCAGTTTTGTAGCCAACCAGATGCGTCAGGATTGCGATTGTTAATTGCATCATGAAACATTTTTTAGACGATTGATTGCATCTTGTTACAACAGGCTAGTATAAAATTTTGCATGTGTATTATACAATAGTAGGTAGCTTTGAAACTAATCAGAGATGCATGAGGTCGGCATCGTGCTGAGTCGTCAGCGAGATGAAGCATGGGTGACGATTTGCATGGTGCTGATGACCCCCGAGGACAAGGCACAGTTTAGCTTTTTTTTTTCTTCCCTGGGAAAGGCACAGCTTAGCTGGACGGAAGACGATCGAGGTGGCTCGCTGGGCCGTGAACGAGTACACCGCTCGGTCGGGCGTGTACAAACCACACCGTGCCGAAAGAAACATTAGTACCACACCGCTCGCCACGAATCCTACGTCACGGTCTAAATAGCCTGGTAGTGACCAACCTATTGCCGACGACGCAAGCATATACACCAGCTTGCTGGTCCAGGGTCTGCCGAGGCAAAAAGCAGTCATGACGTACTTCTGGCCGGGCCAGGCCACGGGCCTGTCACCTGAAGTTGCCTTTAACTCAGCATGAGGGGGGCTAAAAGTACGGATTCACGTCAATCTTCTCTTTTCTTCTGAGCCTTCGCTTTTCTTATACCAACATCTATTATAAAAGTTTGAAGTACAAGCTATTTCAAACATATTAAAAATTATATGAATGTCATTGGGCCACCAAACGATCACTATATCGTTGTCAGAACGGCTCACTGAGAGCCTTCATTTTTCAGCCTCTGCTATTCCTATGTTACTTCATTTGCTGAGATTTTAATAGAACTCGACCTTTTGGTCATCCGGAAATTAAGAAATGACGATTTCTTTTAAGGAAAATCATAAGCTTTATTACGGAATAATAGTTGGCAAATATACGATTATAAGGCTATCAACATTTTTTTGAATCTGGCTATCAACATAGGTTAGAACATTATACTCCCAATAACAGCGGGACCTTGTGCGCAcgcgcgcacgcacacacacttaTTTGGGTCAATTCATCGGCAACACCACTGAAATTTCTTTTTTTGACGGAACCTCGTCAAAGGGCGGGGAGCTCCCGCATTGCATTAAGAAGAAGAGAATTGGTCCAGTTAATAAGGGAAACCGGACCTAAAAACCGTACATGGCACGGTTAATCAAGGAAAACCGGCGAAGACCACACACACCCGACTAGCACTCAAGGAACATCGTCCGAGCCGGATACAAGAGTGCCTAGGCCCAAGACCATCGACAACACAACATACCCAACCAAATCAACCTCTGCAACCTCAAGAACACGCCTGCAACCAGATGTGCACTCACGCCTAACCTTCAGAAAAATGCTATCACACATTAACCTCCACCAAGGCACGAATTGCCTGGATCGCCGTCGACGTAGCGGTTTCTTGTACATCCGCAAATAAGACTTCATCTTCTCTTGCACATCCTCCTCGGTGACTTTTTTAGATGTCGTTCCCTTCGGTAGCTCCCCAAAAGCCTCCGCCAACCTATATTCAGCATGCTTGGCAGCCGGGATGTTGGAACTTTTGTTCTTATTATCCAAACGTCCACTAGGCCTCTCGGAACAAGTAG
This sequence is a window from Aegilops tauschii subsp. strangulata cultivar AL8/78 chromosome 7, Aet v6.0, whole genome shotgun sequence. Protein-coding genes within it:
- the LOC141027875 gene encoding AAA-ATPase ASD, mitochondrial-like codes for the protein MSLYTQHVHACPVQSRSLRLYIHTISRGALGPAMAPAVVERWAGLGSAVATVIFLWSVVQNYVPPTFRLYLTTWAAKLAAFFNPYLQITISEYGAERFQRSDFFLAVEAYLSDACARRARKLKAELGKDSKNLRVSVDDHEEVTDDFSGITIWWYASKRQSKANVISLYPGGDERRFYRVVFHQRHRDLVVDSYLPFVLGEGRAVTVKNRQRRLFTNNASGSWNPYKGKSVWSHVPFEHPATFDTLAMHPDEKEAVIDDLMAFQESKEYYAKVGKAWKRGYLLYGPPGTGKSTMIAAMANFLDYDVYDLELTAVKNNTELRKLFIETTGKSIIVIEDIDCSVDFTGKRRKDKKASSNKDSDNDDKPKLPIEPEKDDATKVTLSGLLNFIDGLWSACGGERIIIFTTNHKEKLDPALIRRGRMDKHIEMSYCRFEGFKVLAKNYLDVIEHELFGEVQRLLEETDMSPADVAENLMPMSKKKKRDPDVCLIGLIEALKQAKEEAAAAKVKEAEEAQAKKAKEKEETEVKKGKDKDKAPEAANGDIKQGDK